A section of the Burkholderia mallei ATCC 23344 genome encodes:
- a CDS encoding ABC transporter ATP-binding protein: MIELTGVVKTFGPVRAVDGIDLAIAPGELFGLIGRNGAGKSTLFQLMLGLLAADAGNVRIDGVSARDPRFRAVRRTLGYLPENVVLYDNLTGLETLRFFARLKGVDAAACAPLLDEVGLDHAAARKVRGYSKGMKQRLGFAQALLGAPRLLFLDEPTNGLDPAGIRAFYRILHERRRAGTTIVITSHILAEIQQRVDRLAIVRAGRLQAVGSVDALRGETNLPLTIELVVPDDDTREIEAALRRAPFGEPTVRDRRIAFACPRDAKMAALAALAPLGARIVDLRIHEPSLEDMFLGYAGCEANA, encoded by the coding sequence ATGATCGAGCTGACAGGCGTCGTCAAGACCTTCGGGCCGGTGCGCGCGGTCGACGGCATCGATCTCGCGATCGCGCCGGGCGAGCTGTTCGGCCTCATCGGCCGCAACGGCGCGGGCAAGAGCACACTGTTCCAGTTGATGCTCGGCCTTCTCGCCGCCGACGCGGGCAACGTGCGCATCGACGGCGTATCGGCCCGCGACCCGCGGTTTCGCGCCGTGCGGCGCACGCTCGGCTATCTGCCGGAAAACGTCGTGCTCTACGACAACCTGACGGGGCTCGAGACGCTGCGCTTCTTCGCACGCCTGAAAGGCGTCGACGCGGCCGCGTGCGCGCCGCTCCTCGACGAGGTGGGCCTGGATCACGCGGCCGCGCGCAAGGTCCGCGGCTACTCGAAGGGCATGAAGCAGCGGCTCGGCTTCGCGCAGGCGCTGCTCGGCGCGCCGCGCCTGCTGTTTCTCGACGAGCCGACGAACGGGCTCGATCCCGCCGGCATCCGCGCGTTCTACCGCATCCTGCACGAGCGCCGGCGCGCGGGCACGACGATCGTCATCACGTCGCACATCCTCGCCGAGATCCAGCAGCGCGTCGATCGCCTCGCGATCGTGCGCGCGGGCCGGCTGCAGGCGGTGGGCAGCGTCGACGCGCTGCGCGGCGAGACGAACCTGCCGCTCACGATCGAGCTCGTCGTGCCCGACGACGACACGCGCGAGATCGAGGCCGCGCTGCGCCGCGCGCCGTTCGGCGAGCCGACGGTGCGCGACCGGCGCATCGCGTTCGCGTGCCCGCGCGACGCGAAGATGGCGGCGCTCGCCGCGCTGGCGCCGCTCGGTGCGCGCATCGTCGACCTGCGCATTCACGAGCCGTCGCTCGAAGACATGTTTCTCGGCTATGCCGGCTGCGAGGCGAACGCATGA
- the nosZ gene encoding TAT-dependent nitrous-oxide reductase: MSENVMANSKENTEAAAAPQDARRRRFLASSAVAGLAGASLSLGLAGCNKGGDAPAAASGAGASAASGAAAAPAIDFGKYEVHPGKLDTYYTFSSGDHSGDIRVHGLPSGREIRRIPVYNIDCMSGWGITNESRKIIGTKANGQLEYFTGDTHHVHMSYTDGTYDGKYIFVNDKINARIARVRLDTMECDAITPLPNVQGFHGIFPDKRDPLDQTINYTTRVFCGNEFHIPHPNDGRDLNDPKKYYCLFTCVDAKTMQPRWQVKIDGNMDLVATSYDGKLACSNQYNTENGVHYEEMMAAERDACVFFNVARIEEAVKNGKFFKVGNSPVPVVDGTRAANADPKTALTCYVSVPKNPHGVNASPDGKYYACSGKLSPTATLISHELMLKWFAGELKEPRDAVVAEPEIGLGPLHTGFDGKGYAYTTLFLDSQIVKWSLEEAIKAYKGEKAAKVVVDRIDVHYQPGHGFTSMGETKEPDGQFFISDNKFSKDRYLPVGPLHPDSAQLIDISGEKMLLVADHPTYPEPHDSIVVRRDIIKTRQIYNLDEFPLAVKNAKDSRVERHGRKVTVYLTSQAPTFGLREWTVKKGDEVTIILTNLDKVEDLTHGFAIPFYNINFVVHPQQTQSVTFIADKPGVFWCFCTNFCHALHLEMRSRMLVEA; the protein is encoded by the coding sequence ATGAGTGAGAATGTGATGGCTAATTCGAAGGAAAACACCGAAGCGGCGGCAGCGCCGCAGGACGCGCGGCGGCGCAGGTTCCTCGCCTCGTCGGCGGTCGCGGGGCTCGCGGGCGCGAGCCTGTCGCTCGGCCTCGCGGGCTGCAACAAGGGCGGCGACGCGCCCGCCGCGGCGAGCGGCGCGGGCGCGAGCGCGGCGAGCGGCGCGGCTGCGGCCCCCGCGATCGACTTCGGCAAGTACGAAGTGCATCCGGGCAAGCTCGATACGTACTACACGTTCTCGAGCGGCGACCATTCGGGCGACATCCGCGTGCACGGCCTGCCGTCCGGGCGCGAGATCCGGCGCATTCCCGTCTACAACATCGACTGCATGTCCGGCTGGGGCATCACGAACGAATCGCGCAAGATCATCGGCACCAAGGCCAACGGCCAGCTCGAATACTTCACGGGCGACACGCACCACGTGCACATGTCCTATACGGACGGCACGTACGACGGCAAGTACATCTTCGTGAACGACAAGATCAATGCGCGCATCGCGCGCGTGCGCCTCGACACGATGGAGTGCGACGCGATCACGCCGCTGCCGAACGTGCAGGGCTTTCACGGCATCTTCCCCGACAAGCGCGATCCGCTCGACCAGACGATCAACTACACGACGCGCGTGTTCTGCGGCAACGAGTTCCACATTCCGCACCCGAACGACGGCCGCGACCTGAACGACCCGAAGAAGTACTACTGCCTGTTCACATGCGTCGACGCGAAGACGATGCAGCCGCGCTGGCAGGTGAAGATCGACGGCAACATGGATCTCGTCGCGACGTCGTATGACGGCAAGCTCGCGTGCTCGAACCAGTACAACACCGAGAACGGCGTGCATTACGAGGAAATGATGGCGGCCGAGCGCGACGCGTGCGTGTTCTTCAACGTCGCGCGCATCGAGGAAGCGGTGAAGAACGGCAAGTTCTTCAAGGTGGGCAACTCGCCCGTGCCCGTCGTCGACGGCACGCGCGCGGCGAACGCCGATCCGAAGACGGCCCTCACCTGCTACGTGAGCGTGCCGAAGAACCCGCACGGCGTGAACGCGTCGCCCGACGGCAAGTACTACGCGTGCTCGGGCAAGCTCTCGCCCACCGCGACGCTGATCTCGCACGAGCTGATGCTCAAGTGGTTCGCCGGCGAGCTCAAGGAGCCGCGCGACGCGGTGGTCGCGGAGCCGGAGATCGGCCTCGGGCCGCTGCATACCGGCTTCGACGGCAAGGGCTACGCGTACACGACGCTCTTTCTCGACAGCCAGATCGTCAAGTGGAGCCTCGAGGAAGCGATCAAGGCGTACAAGGGCGAGAAGGCGGCGAAAGTCGTCGTCGACCGGATCGACGTGCACTACCAGCCGGGCCACGGCTTCACGTCGATGGGCGAGACGAAGGAGCCGGACGGCCAGTTCTTCATCTCGGACAACAAGTTCTCGAAGGACCGCTACCTGCCCGTCGGGCCGCTGCATCCGGACAGCGCGCAGTTGATCGACATCAGCGGCGAGAAGATGCTGCTCGTGGCCGACCATCCGACGTATCCCGAGCCGCACGACTCGATCGTCGTGCGCCGCGACATCATCAAGACACGGCAGATCTACAACCTCGACGAGTTCCCGCTCGCGGTGAAGAACGCGAAGGACAGCCGCGTCGAGCGGCACGGCAGGAAGGTCACCGTCTACCTGACGTCGCAGGCGCCGACCTTCGGGCTGCGCGAATGGACCGTGAAGAAAGGCGACGAGGTCACGATCATCCTGACCAACCTCGACAAGGTGGAGGACCTGACGCACGGCTTCGCGATCCCGTTCTACAACATCAACTTCGTCGTGCATCCGCAGCAGACGCAGTCGGTGACGTTCATCGCGGACAAGCCCGGCGTGTTCTGGTGCTTCTGCACGAACTTCTGCCACGCGCTGCATCTGGAGATGCGCTCGCGGATGCTCGTCGAGGCGTAG
- a CDS encoding nitrous oxide reductase family maturation protein NosD, with protein sequence MPIPHALATLAAAALLMHAACAATLAVHPGERIGAALAAARPGDTVLVQHGRYEENLRIDKPLTLRGVGRPTIDGRLAGDVIRVAAPDVAISGFSIVDSGASLTAQNAGVYVAPGSDRTRIERCELVYNLFGLWIERSADVRVTGNVIVGKRDLLSPRRGNGIQLYNTTGARIAGNTISYTRDGIYVDVSHHARFEHNTIHDVRYGTHYMNSYYNVWDGNDVYHNRGGLAIMEARDQIVRGNRVWGNTDHGIMLRTIQDSLIENNVVAGNQRGLFIYDAEYNTIRGNLVVDNKIGVHLWGGSIHNDVTGNDFADNREQIRYVAASDVAWPGNYWSNYLGWDRRGRGVGDVPYKANDLVDRLTWRVPSVKVLMNSPAVQALRVVARQFPLLAVPSVVDDAPRMRAAHAGWPQWVGKR encoded by the coding sequence ATGCCGATCCCCCACGCCCTCGCGACGCTCGCCGCGGCCGCGCTGCTGATGCACGCCGCGTGCGCGGCGACGCTTGCCGTCCACCCGGGCGAGCGCATCGGCGCGGCGCTCGCCGCCGCGCGGCCGGGCGACACGGTGCTCGTTCAGCACGGCCGCTACGAGGAGAACCTGAGAATCGACAAGCCGCTCACGCTGCGCGGCGTCGGCCGCCCGACGATCGACGGGCGCCTCGCGGGCGACGTGATCCGCGTCGCCGCACCGGACGTGGCGATCAGCGGCTTTTCGATCGTCGACAGCGGCGCGAGCCTCACCGCGCAAAACGCGGGCGTCTACGTGGCGCCCGGCTCCGATCGCACGCGAATCGAGCGCTGCGAGCTCGTCTACAACCTGTTCGGCCTCTGGATCGAGCGCTCGGCCGACGTGCGCGTCACCGGCAACGTGATCGTCGGCAAGCGCGATTTGCTGTCGCCCAGGCGCGGCAACGGCATCCAGCTCTACAACACGACGGGCGCGCGCATCGCCGGCAACACGATCAGCTACACGCGCGACGGCATCTATGTCGACGTGTCGCATCACGCGCGCTTCGAGCACAACACGATCCACGACGTGCGCTACGGCACGCATTACATGAACTCGTACTACAACGTCTGGGACGGCAACGACGTCTATCACAACCGCGGCGGCCTCGCGATCATGGAGGCGCGCGACCAGATCGTGCGCGGCAACCGGGTATGGGGCAACACCGATCACGGCATCATGCTGCGCACGATCCAGGATTCGCTGATCGAGAACAACGTCGTCGCCGGCAACCAGCGCGGCCTGTTCATCTACGACGCCGAATACAACACGATCCGCGGCAACCTCGTCGTCGACAACAAGATCGGCGTGCATCTGTGGGGCGGCTCGATCCACAACGACGTGACGGGCAACGATTTCGCGGACAACCGCGAGCAGATCCGCTACGTCGCGGCGAGCGACGTCGCGTGGCCCGGCAACTACTGGAGCAACTACCTCGGCTGGGACCGGCGCGGCCGCGGCGTCGGCGACGTGCCGTACAAGGCGAACGATCTCGTCGACCGGCTGACCTGGCGCGTGCCGTCGGTCAAGGTGCTGATGAACAGTCCGGCCGTGCAGGCGCTGCGCGTCGTCGCGCGGCAGTTTCCGCTGCTCGCGGTGCCGAGCGTCGTCGACGACGCGCCGCGCATGCGCGCCGCGCACGCCGGCTGGCCGCAATGGGTGGGCAAGCGATGA